The Amycolatopsis mongoliensis genome includes a window with the following:
- a CDS encoding RNA polymerase sigma factor: MLDSVPYRAGRTPAEPVADAALSAVLARAQRGDEGAFRELYRSVQPGLCRYLRILVGQDAEDVASEAWLQITRDLAAFRGDLDGFRAWTATIGRHRALDHLRHQRRRPIADAPDEWFSERPGPDDTAGAAIEATTTEAALALIATLPRDQAEAVVLRAVVGLDAKAAAAVLGKRPGAVRTAAYRGLRTLADRLGGQV, encoded by the coding sequence GTGCTGGACTCGGTCCCTTACCGTGCCGGGCGGACGCCGGCTGAGCCGGTGGCGGACGCCGCTCTGTCGGCTGTGCTCGCGAGGGCGCAGCGGGGTGACGAGGGCGCCTTCCGCGAGCTGTACCGGTCGGTCCAGCCGGGACTGTGCCGGTACCTGCGGATCCTCGTCGGGCAGGACGCCGAGGACGTCGCCTCGGAGGCGTGGCTGCAGATCACCCGGGACCTGGCCGCGTTCCGGGGTGACCTGGACGGGTTCCGTGCCTGGACCGCCACCATCGGACGGCACCGGGCCCTGGACCACCTGCGCCACCAGCGCCGCCGCCCGATCGCCGACGCGCCGGACGAGTGGTTTTCCGAGCGGCCCGGACCCGACGACACGGCCGGGGCGGCGATCGAAGCGACGACCACCGAAGCGGCGCTGGCGCTGATCGCGACGCTGCCGCGCGACCAGGCCGAAGCGGTGGTGCTGCGGGCCGTGGTCGGTCTCGACGCCAAGGCCGCCGCGGCGGTGCTCGGGAAGCGCCCGGGGGCCGTCCGCACCGCCGCCTACCGGGGACTTCGCACGCTCGCCGACCGCCTCGGCGGGCAGGTGTGA
- a CDS encoding sensor histidine kinase: protein MTGLRTTSLRRRVTVTVLVVLAIVLVAVGIVVDAVFRAQAERDVNAVLTARVQLAQQLAKQNVAPQNLLRRLETRGVQASLALPDGTFLGAADLPPDARIRQVRATLSGPARIDGAKLTLTADESLVAAAEQSLRWVLLGTGLAALLVAAVALLLAVRFALAPLDAMTRLARTIVSGGRGGRLAPERTGTELGRAAAAFDSALDALEGAERAARASEERTRQFVADAAHELRTPLAGVQAAAEALLQQPPDAPSDQREQLQLLVVRESRRAGKLVADLLDLARLDAGAQLERTPVSLLELVRAQAEQVRLTAPEVEVEVSGPDTRVLGDRARLTQIVANLAGNAVHAMDGRGRLTVEVTGDGITVTDTGPGVPGPDRERIFDRLVRLDAARGGQGGSGLGLPIARGFARAHSGDLWCEAAPGGGARFRLAGLPQLPGRE from the coding sequence GTGACCGGCCTGCGGACGACGTCCCTGCGCCGGCGGGTCACCGTCACCGTGCTGGTGGTCCTGGCGATCGTGCTGGTCGCCGTCGGGATCGTCGTCGACGCGGTGTTCCGCGCGCAGGCCGAGCGGGACGTCAACGCCGTGCTCACCGCGCGGGTGCAGCTGGCCCAGCAGCTGGCGAAGCAGAACGTGGCACCGCAGAACCTGCTGCGGCGCTTGGAGACGCGCGGCGTGCAGGCGTCGCTGGCGCTGCCCGACGGGACGTTCCTCGGCGCGGCCGACCTGCCGCCGGACGCGCGGATCCGGCAGGTGCGGGCGACGCTGTCCGGTCCGGCGCGGATCGACGGCGCGAAGCTGACGCTCACCGCCGACGAGTCATTGGTGGCGGCGGCCGAGCAGAGCCTGCGGTGGGTCCTGCTCGGCACCGGCCTGGCGGCCCTGCTCGTCGCCGCGGTCGCGTTGCTGCTGGCCGTGCGGTTCGCGCTCGCGCCGCTCGACGCGATGACGCGGCTGGCACGCACGATCGTCTCCGGCGGCCGCGGAGGCCGGCTCGCGCCGGAGCGGACCGGCACCGAGCTGGGCCGCGCGGCGGCCGCGTTCGACTCCGCGCTCGACGCCCTCGAAGGCGCGGAGCGGGCGGCGCGGGCTTCGGAGGAGCGCACCCGCCAGTTCGTCGCCGACGCGGCCCACGAGCTGCGGACGCCGCTGGCCGGGGTACAGGCCGCGGCCGAGGCGTTGCTGCAACAGCCGCCCGACGCGCCCTCGGACCAGCGTGAGCAGCTGCAGCTGCTGGTGGTCCGCGAATCGCGGCGCGCCGGGAAACTGGTGGCCGACCTGCTGGACCTCGCGCGGCTCGACGCCGGCGCGCAGCTCGAGCGGACCCCGGTCTCGTTGCTCGAACTGGTGCGGGCCCAAGCCGAGCAGGTGCGGCTGACCGCGCCGGAGGTCGAGGTCGAAGTCTCCGGACCGGATACGCGGGTGCTCGGCGACCGCGCCCGGCTCACGCAGATCGTGGCGAACCTGGCCGGCAACGCCGTGCACGCGATGGACGGCCGCGGCAGGCTCACCGTGGAGGTCACCGGGGACGGGATCACGGTGACCGACACCGGTCCGGGCGTGCCGGGCCCGGACCGCGAGCGGATCTTCGACCGCCTGGTCCGCCTCGACGCGGCCCGCGGTGGTCAAGGCGGATCCGGCCTCGGACTGCCGATCGCGCGCGGCTTCGCCCGGGCCCACAGCGGTGACCTGTGGTGCGAAGCGGCACCGGGCGGGGGAGCGCGGTTCCGGCTGGCCGGGCTGCCGCAGCTCCCGGGTCGTGAGTGA
- a CDS encoding DUF1501 domain-containing protein — MTIVQQVNRRRFLTATGVTAAAALAAGATQVDWGHLMSAAGENPLDPDAGVLVVVTLYGGNDGLNTVVPASDSAYLNARSELAYQPEEVLDLGEGLGLNPGMKGFKSLWDGGQLAVLRGVGYPKPDHSHFRSMAIWQTASPETSVPTGWLGRWLDATGDDPLRAVSVDPVLPPMLAGERTAAASLPVGGLKLPEGALGKAFEDLGAAQPGEGFWQARAARSVNDLHRAVRTLGGSEKDKGKTQPRKGELAAQLDVVAGLIEAGVPTRVYSVSLGGFDTHADERGTQQRLLTELDGALAPFAQRLAKSDRGKQATVLVYSEFGRRVTANASQGTDHGTAGPVLVLGPKVKGGFHGAEPSLTDLDDGDLKLTTDFRDVYASLVEDVLGTDAGKVLPGHSGRMTGLFT, encoded by the coding sequence GTGACGATCGTGCAGCAGGTGAACCGACGCCGGTTCCTCACCGCGACCGGGGTGACGGCCGCGGCGGCGCTCGCCGCCGGGGCCACCCAGGTCGACTGGGGCCACCTCATGTCGGCGGCCGGGGAGAACCCGCTCGACCCGGACGCGGGCGTGCTGGTCGTCGTCACGCTCTACGGCGGCAACGACGGGCTGAACACGGTCGTCCCGGCGAGCGACTCCGCCTACCTGAACGCCCGGTCCGAACTGGCGTACCAGCCCGAAGAGGTGCTCGACCTCGGCGAAGGACTCGGGCTCAACCCGGGCATGAAGGGGTTCAAGAGCCTTTGGGACGGCGGGCAGCTGGCCGTGCTGCGCGGCGTCGGCTACCCGAAGCCGGACCACAGCCACTTCCGGTCGATGGCGATCTGGCAGACCGCGTCGCCGGAGACGTCGGTGCCGACCGGCTGGCTCGGCCGCTGGCTGGACGCCACGGGCGACGATCCGCTGCGCGCGGTGTCCGTCGACCCGGTGCTGCCGCCGATGCTGGCCGGGGAGCGGACCGCCGCCGCGTCGCTGCCGGTCGGCGGGTTGAAGCTGCCGGAAGGCGCGCTGGGCAAGGCCTTCGAGGACCTCGGCGCGGCGCAGCCCGGCGAAGGGTTCTGGCAGGCGCGTGCGGCGCGTTCGGTGAACGACCTGCACCGCGCGGTCCGGACGCTCGGCGGGTCCGAAAAGGACAAGGGGAAGACCCAGCCCCGCAAGGGAGAGCTGGCCGCACAGCTCGACGTCGTGGCCGGGCTGATCGAAGCGGGCGTGCCGACGCGGGTGTATTCGGTGTCGCTGGGCGGGTTCGACACGCACGCCGACGAACGCGGCACCCAGCAGCGGCTGCTCACCGAGCTGGACGGCGCGCTGGCGCCGTTCGCGCAGCGGCTGGCGAAGTCCGACCGCGGCAAGCAGGCCACGGTGCTGGTGTACTCGGAGTTCGGCCGCCGGGTGACGGCCAACGCGAGCCAGGGCACCGACCACGGCACGGCGGGCCCGGTGTTGGTCCTCGGCCCGAAGGTGAAGGGCGGGTTCCACGGCGCGGAGCCGAGCCTGACCGACCTCGACGACGGCGACCTCAAGCTGACGACGGACTTCCGTGACGTCTACGCGAGCCTGGTCGAGGACGTGCTGGGGACGGACGCCGGCAAGGTCCTGCCAGGCCACAGTGGACGGATGACCGGCTTGTTCACCTGA
- a CDS encoding response regulator transcription factor, producing MDEPTAPRILVIEDAEAIRVPVAAALTTAGFSVRACADGAGLEAELARARPDLVVLDVMLPGRDGFELLRVLRRHSAAGVVMLTARDGVEDRLRGLGEGADDYVVKPFVLAELVARVTAVLRRTGRTRPAIEIGDLVVDVEGGRVRYGAADVELTSTEWKLLVHLAERRDRVVSKTQVLTAVWGYGDYAANLVEVNVSTLRRKLEAHGPRVLHTVRGQGYVLRGDP from the coding sequence GTGGACGAGCCGACCGCCCCGCGCATCCTCGTGATCGAGGACGCCGAAGCGATCCGCGTGCCGGTGGCGGCGGCGCTGACCACTGCCGGGTTCTCGGTCCGGGCGTGCGCCGACGGCGCCGGGCTCGAGGCCGAGCTGGCCCGGGCCCGTCCCGACCTCGTCGTCCTCGACGTGATGCTGCCCGGCCGCGACGGGTTCGAGCTGCTGCGCGTCCTCCGGCGGCACTCGGCCGCCGGCGTGGTGATGCTGACCGCCCGGGACGGCGTCGAAGACCGCCTGCGCGGCCTGGGCGAAGGCGCCGACGACTACGTCGTGAAGCCGTTCGTGCTCGCCGAGCTCGTCGCGCGGGTGACCGCCGTGCTGCGCCGCACCGGCCGCACCCGGCCGGCCATCGAGATCGGCGACCTGGTGGTCGACGTCGAGGGCGGCCGGGTCCGCTACGGCGCCGCCGACGTCGAGCTGACCTCGACCGAGTGGAAGCTGCTGGTCCACCTCGCCGAGCGCCGCGACCGGGTGGTCTCCAAGACCCAGGTCCTCACTGCCGTGTGGGGCTACGGCGACTACGCGGCCAACCTCGTCGAGGTCAACGTGAGCACGTTGCGCCGCAAGCTCGAAGCGCACGGCCCGCGCGTGCTGCACACCGTCCGCGGCCAGGGGTACGTCCTGCGCGGGGACCCGTGA